A genome region from Salvia splendens isolate huo1 chromosome 19, SspV2, whole genome shotgun sequence includes the following:
- the LOC121779207 gene encoding expansin-B6-like, with amino-acid sequence MVALWGHESWLSHQMWLSMALHNESVNVTTENNSFYNGVATWYGPPEGAGSDGGACGLGYDIENDPYYGFVSAGNNNLFQSGAGCGACYEVKCMYNNECSKNAIKVTITDDCPGSCNDDDIHFDLSGKAFGALAYSGQEYNLRNAGKINIQYRRVKCNYNSNVKFKIVPGSNAYYLAFVVEALNGYGDIASVELQPSNSDWVPMQRSWGVTWKADLKDWQKGPFSVRITEPESSASITAYNVIPYDWKIGQFYYSNTNF; translated from the exons AATCAGTTAATGTTACTACAGAAAACAACTCCTTCTACAACGGTGTTGCCACGTGGTATGGCCCTCCCGAAGGAGCCGGAAGTG ATGGGGGAGCTTGTGGCTTGGGATATGATATAGAAAATGATCCCTACTATGGTTTTGTTTCTGCTGGAAATAACAACTTATTTCAATCCGGAGCCGGTTGCGGAGCTTGTTATGAG GTGAAGTGTATGTATAACAATGAATGTTCAAAAAATGCAATTAAAGTAACAATTACAGACGACTGTCCCGGTTCATGCAATGACGATGACATTCACTTCGATTTAAGTGGAAAAGCTTTTGGAGCTTTGGCATATTCTGGCCAAGAATACAACTTGAGGAATGCTGGCAAGATCAATATTCAGTATAGAAG GGTAAAATGCAACTACAATTCAAACGTTAAATTCAAAATTGTTCCGGGGTCAAATGCTTACTATCTAGCCTTTGTGGTGGAGGCTTTGAATGGATATGGTGATATTGCTAGTGTTGAACTGCAACCTTCAAACTCAGATTGGGTGCCAATGCAAAGATCTTGGGGAGTCACATGGAAAGCTGATTTGAAAGATTGGCAAAAAGGTCCTTTCTCTGTAAGGATCACTGAACCTGAAAGCAGTGCATCGATTACTGCATACAATGTCATTCCTTATGATTGGAAGATTGGACAATTCTATTACTCCAATACTAACTTTTGA